The proteins below are encoded in one region of Belonocnema kinseyi isolate 2016_QV_RU_SX_M_011 chromosome 1, B_treatae_v1, whole genome shotgun sequence:
- the LOC117182752 gene encoding uncharacterized protein LOC117182752: MSGRSGYSNYEGNWDKPIFQDRRTHFMNISDSIAQRLQTGTVDDERLKNHDLNWIEKLAEIDQKHTVEKNLDMEEIERRIQSLEAYTTGGIVTTCPADKRKIIECYTQLKGDTLKCESLVKDFIGCIDDLLYKATRIDERSSINVTCPRKMTYREKFEKSCLNK, translated from the exons ATGTCGGGAAGGTCAGGATATTCGAATTATGAGGGGAACTGGGACAAACCGATTTTTCAAGACCGACGGACGCATTTCATGAACATCAGTGACTCAATCGCTCAACGGCTACAAAcag GCACCGTGGATGACGAGCGGCTGAAAAATCATGACCTGAATTGGATTGAAAAGTTAGCAGAAATTGACCAGAAACACACGGTTGAAAAAAATCTTGACATGGAGGAAATTGAACGACGTATCCAGTCTCTTGAAGCTTACACTACTGGGGGCATTGTTACAACTTGCCCTGCTGATAAGAGAAAG ATTATCGAGTGCTACACGCAACTGAAGGGCGACACATTAAAGTGTGAATCACTAGTGAAAGATTTCATAGGATGCATCGACGATTTGTTGTACAAAGCGACGCGCATTGATGAAAGATCTTCAATAAACGTTACCTGTCCCCGAAAAATGACCTACAgggaaaaattcgagaaaagcTGTCTAAACAAATAA